The Sphaerodactylus townsendi isolate TG3544 linkage group LG02, MPM_Stown_v2.3, whole genome shotgun sequence DNA segment ATTTGAATATTGCATGTCTTAGTACAGATTATGCAGATTAACTGGGCCCATATGATTAAATTGGTTTCAATATGATAATTCTAAGGCTCCTTGGTGGTTTGAACAATGAACCAAGTGTTCTTTTGGTCTGTTTGAATATTCCAGTCCTAAAAACACATTTCTTATAGTCACGTTGGCATTGATTTTGCATATAGCACATTGCCTAAACCAATGTATACTTACTCCAATGGCAGACCCAAAATACAAATAACTATGTATAGACAATGTGCATAAGACTGTAGCCTTAAAGAGTACATGTAAACCTGCAAAAGAAAGCCAAGTAGCCAAAATGCCGTCCAATTCTCTATGGCTATAAGAGTTTTGTTCTACAAATTGTATTCATCGCTAGTTCCTGTACTCAATGTAGGCTTGGATGTATTCAGGGAATCAATGCATGTTCTCTCTTGAATCAAAAACATACCTTAATTATACGGAGCTGGAAGCTTCCTGGTATAGATTATCATGAAATCGGGGCCTAACATTCTGATTCATTTGGCTTTGAATCTATACTTGCTTAACTTTTAATGCACAATGTAACCAAAGAGTACTTAAAACTATTGTTTCTATCTGGCATTAAGGTGAGTGGTTacacaaactgaaaaaagagaACCACAAACTCAGGTTTTCTGTAATTGTTAGGAGGATACTGAACCAACTTCCAAGATGCAAACATTCCAAAGTCAAATTTACAACAATATACTTGTTATTTGCTGAGCATTCCACTTCTCAAAAGTTATTAGCTATTGAGATTTCCTTCAGTTGACAAGCACTTAAGGGTATATTTAACTGTATGGAGACTCCATCAACTTTGATTAATATTCCATAAGCTCAAAGCAAGCACATACTCCTTTGCAATATCAAAGTCAGCTCTGCTAATAATATTACAAAACTGAGCCTGGACGATATATAAATCCCTTTGCTGTTTTCTCAGATATATCTTGAAGAAGGTCATCTCATTCTTTATGCTCTACCACACCATATATTTTAGTTGACTGGGGATTAATTGTATATTGCAATTCCATGGAAAAGTAAACTTTCAATGGCTTCATGGCTCAAAATTGCAagttaacaattaaaaaatggaCACATTAAAAAACTTATCCCttactttaaaaatacagttcaaGTAGTCTTTATGTTCTTTTAAATGTTTGGATATATAAGGCAAAGCAGGTACAGAACTGATTAATGCCCCCTTTCTCTAAGCAATTGAGTATATATGATGGGGGCACTGGTTTCCCCTCTGCTTACAATCACACAGGTGATTATGTATCAtcacctcctgcccctcccccctcattatTCCTGAGCATCAAACTGAATTGGCTTTTAAAGTTTCCCATCTTTGTTATATCAGCTCAGATTTCTTGTGTGTTTTTTGCACTCTAAAGGATAGAATAAGGAACTTTTAAATGTCCTTGCCATCTTGGGAATGGAGGCAATGAGGATGGCCAACCTTTATTTCTGGATTTGCTATGTTATTATACTCCTTCCCTTCTGGAACTTTAGTGTGCAAGACAAACTctaccctttcccttcctcaggggtggtggtggtagtggtaaaAGCAGAATATTGCATTTGTATTAAGTAGATGACCTGATTGTTGCTGCCGAAAGGTAACCCTCAGAACTGTTCCTTCCTTTTTGACAAGGAAGTAAAACAAAGCAGCAAAATAATGAGATGGTCATCCACTTGAGCTATTCATCCTGAGGAAGCTCATTCCAGTAACCACCATGTATATTTTTACCTAATTTGAAAGATGTGAATGACCACTTAACAAAATATGGCATCAATTTAGAGAGAAGGTGGGCGATGGAGACTGAAAATGACTGTTGTTGGTGGAAGGATGCTGACCCTCACCTTGCAAAGGCCAATTGGCTGCTCTATGTACAGTGAATAGTTCCATGAAATAGGATGAGATTACTCACACAGCACATGCCTTTGTAATAGGCGTGCTTCCAATTCTGtgtgaaaaactaaaaaaaaacacacgttgatttaaaatgtatatagttGTACTTATGTATTTCTGCATGTGCGTGCATATTGTGTATATGAGTGAAAGGCAATTAGCTCATATGGTCATGACCAAGCTATAtttcagaagagaaaaaaaaagaacacacttATCACACTTTCCTAAAACGAAAAGCTAAAAATTTCAAGTTCAGTATTCGAGATCTtgtccttcccaccccaccctcttgTAATTTTCTGGGTTTGTTCCCCCTCTTCCAACTTACATTAGCACCATAACAACATTTAAACATTACAACCCATCTTCAGTTACTACACAAAAATGGTCCCATTAAAAATAGTGCTTTTCTGCCAAAAAaagttatatataatatatattttatatattcaaCTAAATCCGTGGCAAATGTGCAATGCAGTCATCTCCTCCATTAAAGTGAACCTTTGTTCacactttcttctttctctcactTCCTCGGTGATTTTAAAGGTGCAAATACATTTGGAATTGTGTAATTAAATGACAATAAAAAAGGTAGTGGACCTCATTTCTCCTCTGGTTCTTTAAACGTGCAAAACCCCCTCCAAAACATACTGTGGTTctgattctggaaaaaaaaatgggtgGAAATGAGGCCAGAATGTAAAGCCCTCAGatgtccccacccccctttgggcTCCTTTTGATTTCATTATCTTCTCTTGCTCttctgtgtttggaatatgggCTGAAAGGCAGTGGCCGAATATTAAATAGTTCAAGTGCCTTAATGGTCCTTTTTAAGTAAAGGCTGCGAAACTGAGTAGGAAAtgaaaaaaaccaacaaatagaagatttttaaaaaattaaggacaATGCCACAgaaatgctgctgctgaaaatgttgTAATCCTGTTCTTTCTATGTCAGTCGTTTGGTGTTACAGTGCCCCTTGTTGTTGCTCCTGGGTGTAAAAgggcatttcccctccccccctgccctggTTTGGGAGCGATAAAATGTTGGGGCCAAGCCTGGGAATGCCTCCCATAAGATTGACAAAAAGTAAGAATCCATTTTGTTAATTGTCACAGTTCATTTCTGGGTGCCTATTGTTTCTGATGTGGCTTGCACAACAAGAGGCTTCTGGGTGGGGAGGACCACCAAGGGACGATGGGCCTTGGATTCCTCAGATTCTTGCAGTCCTTCCGCTTGCCATCGATACCTGCGGGCACGGAGGATGTTGGGGAGACCTCTTTGAAGGCGCTGTGAGCTTTTCTTCTGCCAGATGTCATATTTTGAGTACTTGGTATGAGAAGGCTTTTGAAAGGTATCCTGAaggggaaatgaagaagaaaggggagaagagaaaCAAAGTGAGACCTTCCACTTCATAGTTAACATTTAGCACTACAAAACCTGACCAACTTTTGGCTGTGAATTCAGATGATACTCTTCAACAAGGctcacaaattaaaaaaaatgttgcttactCAAATATGTTCCACAAAATTTGTTTCTTAACTAACCTAAAAGTCAGCTATTTTGTTGAAAATTTCAATGTCTTCTAATACTGTCTATATTGTGTCTGTTTCTTACACAGCAGATTTACAAATACATGTAAAATGTGAGCttgtttcaaaaagaaaaacatgcCGGCTATTTCATAACACATAAACTGTCTTTTCCTTAACCAGAGTAATTGAGCAAAGTTAATTTTTCTAAACAATGTGGTAGATACAAAAGAAAAAGACATTGTGCAAGTATCAGTtctgttccacatgggccagtGAAGCATTTATACACAGGTATAAATGATACTGGTGGAGccatggggccatttgcacgctcCCGTGTGGGTGGCCCTGGAGCCAACGTGGCCTGCAGAGGATCCTTCACATAGAGGCGCATCCTTTTTTTTGAAACCTTACCTTCTctgccctgtgcagctctgcagggacaaagGAACATGCCTCCGTGGTCATGGCAATGTTTTGGGGGATGGAGGGCAAGAGACATGTTCTTACTATTTCTGGGGTGCTGCATTTGGCCGATTCTGATGATACAGTTCTTTCAATGGATGAGAGGTCTAGCAACGTTAAACCTAACTTGACGTTTAAGTCTTGCTGAGTTCAGCAATGCTTCCAAGTAAGGGCAGGATTAGGCTGCACTTTCTAGCTACCAACAAAGATGCAAGAGGCCATCCAAttgctcttccttttttctttgacTTTATTTTAAAGCTCAGCTGTTGAACTGTTGATCCCAATTTTTAGAGGGTTCTGAGAGCAAAATAATTGTGTTTGAGAGTAAAATTGTGCATGTCTCATAATGTAGTGTTTAGTCATAACTGCAAAAGCAGCAGATGTTGGAGATAAAGCTCCTGTTGCCTCAtggtattttgtttttcaaaatgcatCCTATTACTTAGATACTATCTTACCTTGTTCAGTGCTGGTAAGACTACAAGAGAAGATGATGAGAGGTCCCGCTCCGATTTGACAGATTTTGCACAATAAGTTTCCAAGAGATTGAGATCGCAGCTCCGGAAACAGCATTCCTCCACTATGCCACGGTTGAGCCGGCCTCTGTTTCGGCCTACCGGCCGACCTGTAATAAAACAGTAATGTTAGGGAAAAAACATATTTGGGACTCCGTTGATTTCATTTTCCTGTAGGTATTATATTTCACTTCAACAAATTTTGGAAAATTCTACAAGTGGTTATTAACATTTTATAAAGTAGTGTGGACAATTCAGAATTGAGTGTGTGGGGTGGCGGGTGCAAAACTTTAGACTAGGCCTGTTACTGGTATCTGAACATTGTAATTATGTTTGGTTTGCTGTATGCAGGCCTGTTCTAGAAAAGACTGTCAAATAACAATTATTACATGCAAATATACTTTCATTTAATTTGCTTCAACACCAGTATTAGTAATGAACATTACTGAAATATATAGATTGTGAGCTGGCTGATATATTTGAAGACATCATGCACATTAAGAGCTGCCATGCACTTAGTCTTTGACTAGTTAAGGGGCAATCAATAAGTTGGCTCCACTTATTGTCTTTTATAAAGTCTTCTCAGGCTCTGTCCTGATATCCTGACTCTCTTCAGGAGTCTGCATGCAGTGCTAGTGAAGAAAAATAAAGCTTGTGGACTCACTTCTCACACGAATACCATCACACTGAGAGACAATGCTCAACAGAGCACCAGATTTTAGAGTTAATTTTGCAGAACCACACTTGTTCCAAGAGCAATTGCTAGATGAAACCCCGAGAAAATCTAAGAAATCCCTGTGTATGTCTTCTGTTATGGATATTTCTACCTTCCTTCCCTGAACTGACTCTATTTTTCTATGTCAGTTGTCATAATCTGTTTCCCTTTCAAGGCTGGTATCACTATTTCCAATTACACAAATGGACACAGACTTGAATGTGTCCAAAATCAAAATCAACCTTCTATCAGAGATGCTCTCAGGAAAACCAAACAAACCATAAGCATTCCTCCACAGAGGTTatgtttggaaacagtggctgaaGAACAAATTTGAATTTTATAAATACGTGATTCATTTGTAAATCCATGTCAGGGTGGGATATTCTTAACAATTTAACTTGTGAGGTAAAACACATACAAACTATGACAGGATGCTGTTCAGAAAAGATAGATGATTGCTTTTTGTCAATTTTATACACCGCTTGTCCATGTTGCCTTCACTTCAATCAATATCAAGAGATCTTTTGCAATCATTGGCAAGACACAGTGGGATCCCTACAGGTCACTTCTTATCCAAATAATATCAGCCAGGGTCATTTTCAGCAATAAACTAGAACTGTTCTGCACTTTCTTTCAAGAGAAGGGTTCATCAGCATATCCAGCCCCTGCGTCCTATGTCTAGAGCTAAGGACATAGTATAAGGACACAGCAGATAGACACAGATTCTTGAAGAGTTCCTCTTTGTTTGGAGCTGCCCCTCACAAACAGGAACTGCAAGCTGCCTTTTCATAGCGTTTCCCAAGGTTACTCAGTACTGCAGATATGTGTACTGAGGAAGTGAGGTGGTGGATGTCTGCATGCAGGGATATTTGTGACACACTTCTGAATAATTGCAAAATACTCCAAAGTCTGTGCCCCCTTCCCTCACACACCCCAACCACTCTCTTCTGTCTGATCAATCAAGCACCAAGCCAAGCGGAAGACGACTTTGGGTGTAAACAATCCGCTCTTCCCCTGTCGAAGGAATGTGGGCACCAACAAGAAGGCCTTTGTCAGATGGCTGGGCAGCAGTAGCCATTGttccaaacccctcccccaaaatagcttctcttccccccacccctttctttttCCTAGTATTATTCTGAGGGATGCAGAGAAAGAATGTGCTTTGTCAGCATAAGTGGTTGGAAAGAGCTAAGTTCTTATCAGCTGTTGGAAAGGAAGAAACAGGAGCTGTTGTTTACAAAGAAGTCAGATGCCTCTTTTTTTTCCCAGTCCCTCTTCATCAAACCCTTCATCTCTCCCTCATCCAAAAAGACAGAGCCAGGTTCACTCTTTTAACCTTTTTTGAAAACAAGTTTGCCCTCTCTGGTCTGAAATACTGCATTCCTCAGTGGCCCATGTGCCCTTCAATGCCAGTCTCTATTCTGTATTTCATTCCTACAGTGATGATCATACAAGCAATAGAAGATGTTACTTCTGCAATATTTCTCTCAATCCTTTTTACTGGTTGAAATAACCAATTTTTGCAAAAGTAGTTTAGGATAAACATTAATAGGCCTTGTTGTTCATTAACTGCTTCCTACACAGAGGTCATTTTAGCTCTTTTCAATACTGCCACCAGACCTCCCCCaatataaaaaaattaaccagCATCTGAGAGATGAACTGTTAATTTGATTTCAATGGGGCCATGATAAATTGTTCCCAGATAGGGTCCTGACCTTTGATGGTTCTGGTCATAACTAGAGATTAAAAGGGCCTAAGAAGAagctccccttttaaaaatattttcaggactGCCACTAGACTATCTATATGAGGAATCTTTATGAGTATCAGGTCTGATGTCCATGGATATCATAAGTGGGTTATGCAGCTGTCAATGATCTAGTTACTGCTTGCTTTTGAGAAACTAGTGTGTATGTGCCTGTGTGTGTTGAACACAGGCACTCCCAACATAGACTCCAGTCCCCTAGTTGAGTAGCACAACTAAATGACCAGAATTATTTTTAACTCAAGGTTTCAAAGACTTGTAATTTCAATGCTACTGTTACAGAAAACAATATGAATGCAGAAAATATCCCTTTTGTTAAAGCTTGGTCCTAGGATCTGTTTTTATTCCCAGCTCTCACTCTTTATGGATGAAGCCACTGGAGATTACCCTGCATATGCCAAATATGTTCCCTCACTACTGAGTAACCACTACTCATTAGGATTAGGGACCAAGATCTTCAGATCAGAGAGTTCAGCTTTTGGGAATGCTTTGAGTCAAAAGGCATCCCTTTGGAAATTAACTACTATCTTCAGTGCTCTTAAAATGCAGTGCTAGTGATAAACATATCATTTTTGCACCTGTGAATTGTTACTCGCTAATCTTTCCAGTTGTCATTTCCTGTACCAAATGATTCAGAAGTACAGAGGTAGCCAAGGCAACACACCAGCCTTTGCAGATGAAATAGTTTTGTTTCAAATATGTaaaataagagggttttttttcacactGTTTATGTGCACGTGTGTAatatgctgtcaaatcacagccaacttatggcaacaaccctccccccccttccaaggctttcaagggaagtgattaagcagagatggtttgtcatttccttcttttgcgaagtcttccttggtagtctcccatccaagtatcaaaccctgcctagcttccaagttCCATCAAGACTGATCTACACATACCCCCTGTTCAGTGTGAGGGTTTTCTAAACATAATTCTAGATTTTAGTATCATGTCTAAGATGGACACTGGATAAATGGGACAGTTTCCCATGGTGTAGTAGCTGACTCAGGACTGAGATCAGAGTTGAAAAACTTCCACTTTGCCATGAAATTCTACAAGTGACCTTGGACCACCATTAGCTTGCAGGGGTTTTATACACTGTCCCAAGCTCTTAGAAGACAGAAGAAATAACAAAAGTAATAAATATATCATCTTTCTTTGTTCATGTTACTAAAAAAGAACTAAGCAAGAAAATGGGACTCAGTTAAATTCCAAAATGCGAGGTAGCATTTATCAAACATACACTCCCTTCATTCTATAAACAGGTAACTAAAATTTGGTAGTAAAAGATAAGGAAAAGCAGCAGTAGAAACATTTTCCATGTCAGTTTTAAGAAGTTTGGCTAAAGAAATGTAGTTGTATTTCCAGGTAACTGTACCCAGAATGGAAACCAGTCAGTTGAATTAGGCTaattggcatctattttttaaaaaataccatgtGTGTATATTGCTAACACTGATATGATGCAAAATGACACTCCATAAAATTTTGAAGTAACAGGAAGCCATCTAAGATACTGACAATTTAGATCCACATAGACTTGTTTTTAAATGTCTTGTACTTCTAAGAGATCTGTCCCAAGAAGAAACTAATGCAAATTTATTAAGCTTAAAACAGAACTCAGTTATTTTGATGTGTTTTTTCAAGGCTGTAATTTGATTAATTCAAGATTACACATGGAAGTTTAGAAAGTAGTGTCTCAAAGTTTAGTTTACTTTCTTGTGCTTCAGAagacctaggtcagtggtggcgaacctttggcactccagatgttatggactacaattcccatcagcccctgccagcatggccaattggccatgctggaagggactgatgggaattgtagtccataacatctggagtgccaaaggtttgccaccacagacctaggtGCTTAATTAGATTAAAAGTACTGTTTCTTAATCAAACAGGAATAGAAAAATAAAGGATATGTACTGTACTTGTATGGGGAAAGTGTTACTTTATTTCTATTAAACCATGCAACTTTCAGTAACCTTTTTAACATGCTATTAAACTCCAAAAATGTATTATCAGAAGTAGGCAGAAGACTGTTATGAAGCTGTGCTTTCACCAAAGTACAAACTTCTCTAAAAGAACAGACCAAGTTCACACATGCTATTTAAAATAAAGCCTTTGCCCCATTCTTAGTGACCACGTGGGAATGACAGGCAGCTGATCATAAATTAGCCTTTCTGAGGAGTTGTCAATAATATTTCAACTTCTCTGTGGTTTCTCTGCCACTATGAACACAGGTGTTCTGTTGGATACCCACTGCTAGAAGACCTCTCACCATTTGTCTATAGAGGTAGAACAGGTCAAAATGTTCTAATCATGTAACAAGTACTGCTCACAATGCAGCCTTCGATAATCAATTTAGTTCAACCTCAAACTGTAAccttaaaacaacaacactggTCTACCTTATAGGGCTGTGAAATCTTATGAGATAATTTGAAAAACACTTCTCAAAATTTGAAATGCGCCTCATAAATTCCAATTATTATAGTAACACCTGTACATGATCCAAGTCTACAGGTTTTACAGGGGAGGAGTTAATGCTCATTTCCTTTCATGAATAAAAGATACTTACTAAAATAAAATCCTCTGTCCCCACAGACAAACTGCAGGGTGTCCACCAACTCTCCACCACAGAGGGTTTCAGCATGGCCGTAAGCAGAGGCAGAGTCAACCACGTATGCCAAGAAGGTGAGTGCTAGCAGTAGTATCCGCTTAGAAGTGCACATCTTCTGCACCTAAAagatagattaaaaaaataaattgttccTCCTGTATGATCCAGTCAGTTATGAAACAATACAGCAGCAAAGTAGAAGATTTGAGATATTACAAGTGACTTTTATGGGACTTTCTGAGAATTCCctccttgtttttttctgtaaagTGAAGAGAACCAGCATATACTTCAGCTTTCAGGGAAAGGAGGCAATGAAACTGAATCCTTAACTTTAATGTTAGTTTCAGTTAAGTATACTTTGTATTTGAAAACAAACttgtttgaaaacacagaaaggtGTAGGCAGCTGTAGTAAACAAGCATCAAGAACAAGTGACAGCAATTGCCTTTTATACTAAGCTCCATATGAATAGGATAGCATCTAAACTTTGCACATTTGAAGTATTATAAAACATGCACTGAAGAAGCAGCGGTGCCAAAGCTAGCTAGTGAAGTCACTTTGGGTCAATCCTATAAAATTTTCAAGTCAGATATTGAACTTGATGAAGCAAATTTACCAAAGGTGGCAGAGGCCCAAGTATACATGCTGTCTAGCTAAGAAAGGAACTGGAACTTGTGTTTACACACAAGCATGAGTATGAAGTTGCCAAGGTAGATAAACCAAATAATTATCTTTTGGCATCTACAGGGGAGGGAGAGCAGTGGTGTCCTTAGCTTCTCTACTTCAGGAAAACAATGTATAGCATCGATTACAACCCGTTCAGCTTTGATGAATTTCTACAGAATAGTTTTGGCCTTCTTTTGATCAGCATTATTTTAACTATAAAGCATTATTAAAAGCATGTGTTGGGGGAAAAgtctgaaagggaagggagggtttgtATGGAAGGAAATATTTTGTAAGGCCTTGATTCTAAAATTCTAGCTCAGTTTAAGAGAATATATTACTGTTTCCTGGAAGGGATAACTAATATATGGTCATCACGATAGCTCAAGGCAGACATGGTGACCTTTTGTAGAATTGGAATGAATCCCATGAGTGATCTAGTCCAATCTATTCTTGGCTTCGCCTCAAGCTTTCTAATGTGACCCCAGACAGAGTCCAAGGCCAGTTTCCTATCCATTAATCCATATTACCAATGCTGGATTACCAGCTTTCCAGTAATTTATGTTATGTGCTGTCCTTAGAGAGGGAGGTAGCCTAACTGTCTAAAATGGTTACTAGTCCCAAATGTGGGAGGAAATACTTGCTGTACtaggcaggaaaaacaacaatGATGATCCAAAGACAACTCTGAtttcttatttaaaataaatcatcTGATTTGGTTTTGAACCAAGTATACTTTCAGAATACTGAATTTAAATACAGGATTCCGAGTCTAGCTTTATTTGTATATCCAGTGTCTAAAATCTTGACATgtagcagaaggggggggggggctatatgTGGATAATGAAAGCATGAACAACTAGTCAAAGAACCATTTCAGCTGAAAGTAATGTTGAGATCACAACCAAGTTGGGCCAGAAGTATAGCCATTAGGATTATTTTAGTAAACATGTTAGGAATGGGACGGTTTCCCTTTTTTGCCTCCTACATACTTTAGAAGTTGCAAAAAGAAATTCTAAAAACTACTTGTTAAAGAAGCTTGATAATATTAATACTGCAGCAGATTTAGTTTCAGCTAATGAGGCTATCTGTGCAACATGTATTAATTTAGTTTTTACATTTCACAAGAGATGCTCTAATTGGACTTAagatattgtttatttattttcatatccCACTTAATTTTTTAAGATGAGTTTCAAgtaatcatagaatcacaaagttggaagaggccacacaGGCAATCTAGTCCAAGCCCCTACTAAAGCATCTCTGATTAGTGTTCATCCAACCactacttgaagactgccagtgaggcaaagctcacctccctaggcagccaattccactccggaacagctcttactgtaaaaaaaaaaaattctctactACCCAGCTGGTATCTTTGTGCCCATAATTCAAACCTATTAATGCAAattctatcctctgctgccaacaggaacagctcccggCCCTTCCTCAAGAATTGCACACAGAattccaggtgca contains these protein-coding regions:
- the IGF2 gene encoding insulin-like growth factor II isoform X1, producing the protein MPRVQSHMDECSSHPDVFQICTQEVESSSSSSSSCGSSKVQKMCTSKRILLLALTFLAYVVDSASAYGHAETLCGGELVDTLQFVCGDRGFYFSRPVGRNRGRLNRGIVEECCFRSCDLNLLETYCAKSVKSERDLSSSSLVVLPALNKDTFQKPSHTKYSKYDIWQKKSSQRLQRGLPNILRARRYRWQAEGLQESEESKAHRPLVVLPTQKPLVVQATSETIGTQK
- the IGF2 gene encoding insulin-like growth factor II isoform X3, producing the protein MCTSKRILLLALTFLAYVVDSASAYGHAETLCGGELVDTLQFVCGDRGFYFSRPVGRNRGRLNRGIVEECCFRSCDLNLLETYCAKSVKSERDLSSSSLVVLPALNKDTFQKPSHTKYSKYDIWQKKSSQRLQRGLPNILRARRYRWQAEGLQESEESKAHRPLVVLPTQKPLVVQATSETIGTQK
- the IGF2 gene encoding insulin-like growth factor II isoform X2, coding for MYRVQKMCTSKRILLLALTFLAYVVDSASAYGHAETLCGGELVDTLQFVCGDRGFYFSRPVGRNRGRLNRGIVEECCFRSCDLNLLETYCAKSVKSERDLSSSSLVVLPALNKDTFQKPSHTKYSKYDIWQKKSSQRLQRGLPNILRARRYRWQAEGLQESEESKAHRPLVVLPTQKPLVVQATSETIGTQK